From Acidovorax sp. 1608163:
CGTAGCGGTGGGGGTTGCCTGGGCTGTGGGGTGGGCGGCGTCAAAGCCACCACCGGCTGCGCGGTACAGCGCCACCCAGGCCGATTGGCGCTCGTGCTGCAAGGCCACCAGCGTGGTCTGGGCGGCCAGGAGCGTGCGGCGGGCGTCTTCCAGCTCCACGAGGCTGGCCAGGCCACCACGCCAGCGGGCCTCGGTGGCGTCGAACGAGGTGCGGTAGCCCTGCACGGCGGCGCGGGCGCTGTCGGCACGCTCGGCCGTGCTTTGCAGGCGCACCAGGGCTTGCTCTACCTCGCTCACGGCCTGGCGCACGCGGCCCTGGTACACCGCCACGGCTTCGTCGTAGCGGGCGCGGGCGGCGTCCACCTGGGCCGCGCGGCGGCCACCGTCGAGCAGCGGCAGGCTCAGCGCCAGCGGGCCGAAGGACCAGGTGCTGAGATCGGTGGTGGTGCCCCCCGCGCGACTCCAGGCGGTGCCCACGGTGCCGGTGAGCGACAGGCGCGGCCAGCGCTGGGCCTGGGCGCTACCCACCTCGGCACTGGCTGCGGCCACTTCGCGCTCGGCGTTGTACACATCGGGCCGCTGCGACAGCACCTGCACCGGCAGTGCGGCGATGGTGAAGCGGGCTTCGTCAAAGCCCGGCACGGGGGCGGTGGTGATCTGGTTGCGCAGCGCGGGCTCGGGCTCGCCGGTCAGCGCCACCAGGGCTTTGAAGTCCACATCGCACTGCATGCGCTGCTGGGCGGCGCGGGCCGTGGCCTCGGCCGCGCTGGCGCTGGCCAGGGCGGCGGTGGCGGGCGCGGTAAAGCCTGCGCGCTGGCTGTCTTGCGTCAGGCGCGCGGTGGCGGCGCGCGATTGGGCATCGCGCTCGGCCACATCCAGCTGCTGCAGGCAGGTGCGCAGGCTGCTCACTTGCAGCGCCACCTCGGCGGCCACGCTCACGCGGGCCTCGTGCCACAGGGCCTGGGCACCGGCCAAGCGTTCGGTGGCGGCATCGCGTGTGGCCTGGTTGGCGCCGAACAGGTCGATCTCCCACCCCGCTTGCAACCCGGCCTGGGCGCTGGTGGCGGGTGTGGTCACCGGGGCCGTCACGCCCCGGCTGGCGCTGGCCTGCGCATCCAGCGTGGGCAGCAGGGCGGCGCGGGCGGTGGTCTGTGTGGCGCGGGCTTGCTCGACCCGGCTGCGCGCCTGCGCGAGGCTGGGGCTGATGCGCTGGGCCGATGTGATCAGCGCCACCAGCACCGGGTCGTGGGTGCGGGCCCACCAGTCCGTGAGGTGCTGCAACTGCCCGTCGTGCGGCAGCGGGGCCTGCCAGGTGGTGGGCGTGGCGGGTGCCACGGCCTGTGGCGGGCGCGTGGTGGTGCAGGCTGTCAGGGGCGCGGCCAGTGTCACGACCATGGGCAGCGCCAGCCACAGCCGATGGGCTGTGCGGCGGGTTGCGGAATGCGTCACAGGGAGTCTCCTTCAGGGGTAGGGGCACGGCGGGTGGAAGCACGGCGGTTGGAGGAAGTCGCAGCCACCGCGGCGTTGCGCCGCCGCTGGGCCTCGCCTGCCACCAGGTGGTGGGCCATGTCGATGAGTCGGTGGGTGGTGGCGGTCAGGCCTTCGGGGCTGTCGGCCAGGCTGGGGCAAACCTGCTGGATCAGGTCACGGTGGGCGTAGTACTGCATGGGCAGCGCCCCAATGGACAGCGCCAGCCGGTGCACGTCCTCGTCAGGCTCGGCCGCGCCCACGGCGGTGCACAGCACCTGCACCATCGCGGCGTGCATGGGCTTGATCTCGCACTCCAGTTCTTGCTGCCACAGCCCGGTGGGGTCGAGCATTTCGCGAAAGTGCAGCCGCATGCTCAGCTCAATGCGGCTGCCCTGGTGCAGGGGCTGCATGAAGCCGGTGATGAACTGCTCCAAAAACAAGTCCAGCGATTGGCCATCGGGCCCGGCGCTGGCCTGCAGCGGTCCGCCAAAGGACTCGTTGTAGGCCGCGGTGTACAGCCCCTTCTTGTCGCCAAAGTAGTAGCTGATCAGTGCCGTGTTGACCGACGCCGCTTCGGCAATCTGGCGGATGGAGGTCTTGGCAAAGCCTTGCTCTGCAAACAGGCGCAGTGCAGCATCCAGCAGGCGTGCGCGGGAATCTGCTGCGTCAGGGGTCGAGGGAGGGGTGGCAACCATGGTGCGGGATTACACCATGTTTTAATCAATCGATTAATTAACTTTTTGTTGCGGAACGTTGCACTGGTGTTTCAGCCCTGTGGTGCGGCGTGGTGTTGCAGATGTCGGACAACCTGCCACGCAACAGGGTTCTTTCTGGCAGACTGCTTCGCTTCCAATGAGTTACACAGCGGCCAGGGGCCATGAGGAGACAAGATGCGCAATCTCGGGGTCAAGACCGGCCTGTTGGCCGTGATGGGCGTTTTCACCCTGGCCCTGCTGCTGGCCGTTGCGGTGGGCTGGCGCGGCACCCAGGCGGGTGCCCAGGCGGCAGACAACCAGGAGCGCTTCTCGGACGCCATGCTTACCCTCAAGCAGGCGGAAATCCGCATGTGGGACAACCGGGTGGCGCTGGCCGTGGCGCACCGCAACCTGCTGCGTGGCGATGCCCCCGCCAGCGTCAAAGGCCAGACCGATCGCGCCGAAAAGGCCATGGCCGATGCCGACAAAATCCTGACCTCGGTGGTGCAAACGCTGCCCCCAGGCCTGCAAGAGCAGCGCGCGCTGGCCGACTCCATGCTCACCAAGTTTCGCGCCTACACCGTGCTCGTCAACCGGGGCGGGGCCGGGCTGGTGGGCGGCAATGAGGCCGAGTACAGCGGCAAAGACATCGTGACCGAGCGCAACAAGCTGCTGGCCGAGATGGAAGAGCTGATGCAGCAGCTCTTCAAAGCCGCCAAGGACCGCAGCGCCGAGCAGCATGACGAATCCGAGCGCCTGCTGGCCTGGTCGCGCGCCCTGGCCGTGGCCTTGCTGGTGCTGGCTGCGGCGCTGGTGTTGGGTTGCTGGCTGTTCATCAACCGCCGCGTGGTGGCGCCGCTGCAGCAAGTGGGCGAGTTGATGGACCGTGTGGCCCAGGGCGATTTGACAACCCGCATCGACACCCAGTCCACCAACGAAATTGGCCGGCTGCTGCGCTCGGTCAGCACCATGCAGGCGGGGCTGGCCAGCATGGTCACCCAGGTGCGCCAGGGCGTGGAAGAAATCAACACCGGCGCGCGCGAAATCGCCCTGGGCAACTCGGACCTGAGCGGCCGCACCGAGCAGCAGGCCGCCTCGCTGGAGGAAACGGCTGCCAGCATGGAAGAGCTGTCGTCCACCGTGAAGCAAAACGCCGACAACGCCCGCCAGGCCAACCAGCTGGCCAGCGGCAGCATGGACGTGGCCCAGCGCGGCGGTGCGGTGGTGGACGAAGTGGTAGCCACCATGAAGGCCATCGCGGACAGCTCCACCAAGATGTCGGACATCGTGAATGTGATCGACTCCATCGCCTTCCAGACCAACATCCTGGCGCTGAACGCGGCGGTGGAAGCGGCCCGCGCAGGCGAGCAAGGCCGGGGCTTTGCCGTGGTGGCCAGCGAGGTGCGTGCACTGGCGCAGCGCTCTGCGGCTGCGGCCAAAGAGATCAAGGAATTGATCTCCGACTCGGTCGGCAAGGTGGGCGCGGGCTCTGCCCAGGTCGAGCGTGCCGGGGCCACCATGCAAGACATCGTGGCCTCTGTGCGCCGCGTGACGGACATCATGGGCGAAATTTCGGCGGCGTCGATCGAGCAGTCCTCGGGCATCGACCAGGTCAACCTGGCCGTGTCGCAAATGGACCAGGCCACGCAGCAAAACGCCGCGCTGGTCGAACAGGCTTCGGCCGCCGCCACCTCGCTGGAAGACCAGGCCCAGCGCCTGAATGCCGCTGTGGCGCAGTTCAAGGTGGATATGGCAGGCCAGCCCGCAGCGGCCCCCCGGCCGGTGCACCGCCCCAGCGTGGCGGCAGCGCCCCGGCCCGCCCTCAGCCCCCGGCCTGCCGCCAGCCCCCGGCCTGCCGCCAGCCCCAAGGCTGCGGCCAAAGCCGCTGTGCCCGCCCCCCCAAAGCCTGCGGTACCTGCGCTGGGCCGCACGCCCGGCAAGCCTGCCGCCCCCACCTCCGCCGCCAAGGCGGGGGCGACGATGGGGATTGGGAATCCTTCTGACCGCTGTGAAGGAGCGCAACGGGAGATGGAGTGTGGTGAATTACTCCTGATTTGATAGCTGCTAGCGCTTATCCATCAAGCGCTAGGCATCGATTTGATTGCAAGCCCTGCGCCGCTGGCAGAGCGGGGCTCGCACGGCCCTCTCCACCCAGCGCGGTGCTTCAGTGCGCAGCCCCAAACACCGCCTGCCACAGCGCCAGCACCGCATCGCGCTCGGCCTGCAGCGCGGGGGGGCCACCTGCGTAGGGGCTTCGTCCAGCCGTGCCCGGTGTTGCACGCGGCGCAGTTCGCGGTAGGCGTTGGCGGCGGCGTGGCCTACCCCTGCGGGCAGCAGGCCCACTTGCTCGGCGCGCTCGAGCAGGGCGATGTTGCCCAGGTTGGCGCGCAGCTCGGGGTGCGCGCAGGACTGCGACAGCACCAGGTACTGCACGGCAAACTCTGCATCGACCATGCCGCCGGGGCTGTGTTTGACCTCGAACATGCCATTCGGCACCGGGTGGGCTGAGCGCACGCGTTCGCGCATGGTGACGATCTCGCCTTGGAGTGCGCTGGCGTCGCGCTCCGAGGTGATGACGGCCTCGCGCACGGCGTCAAAACGCGCTTGCAGTGCGGCGCTGCCCAGCACAAAGCGGGCGCGCGTCATGGCCTGGTGTTCCCAGGTCCAGGCGGTGTTGCTGCCGCGCTGCTGCTGGTACTTGGCATAGGCTTCAAAGCTGGTCACCAGCAGGCCCGAGTTGCCGTTGGGCCGCAGCGCGGTGTCGATTTCGTACAGGTCGCCCTCGCCCGTCTTCACGGTGAGCCAGTTGATGAGCTTGCGCACGAACGCGGCGTACACCTCGGGGGCGCGTTCGTCGTCGTCGTCGAACACGAAGACGATGTCCAGGTCGCTGCCGTAGCCCAGCTCTTTGCCGCCCAGTTTGCCGTAGCCGATGATGCCGAACTGGGGCTCGTCGCGGTGGCGGTTTTTCAGGCGGCTCCAGCACCACTGGGTGGTGATGCGCAGCATGCTGTCGGCTAGGGCGCTCAGGTCGTCGGCCACTTGCTCGACGGTGATGCGCCCGCCCACGTCGCGCGCCAGGGTGCGGAAGGTTTCGGCGTGCTGGGCGCGGCGCAGCAGGTTCAGCAGGGTTTCGTCGTCGTCTTCGCCGGTGGATTGCAGCGACTTGAGCCGCTGCGCCAGCTCGCGCTCAAAGTCGGCCACCACAAAGCGCTCGGCCATCAGCACATCGCCCACCAGTTCGTCGATCACGCCGGGGTGCTGCAGCAGGTAGCGGGCAGGCCACTTGGCGGCGCCCAGCAGGGCCAGCAGTTGCTCGTGCACGGGCGGGCGCTCGAGCAGCAGCGCCAGGTAGCTTTCGCGGCGCATCAGGGGTTCGAGCCAGTTGGTCAGGCGCGAGGCGGCTTCCAGGGTGCAGCGGCCCTCGTTCAGCCACTGGGCCGTGCGCTGCACGATGCGGAACAGCCGGGCACGCGCCTCGTCGCGCAGGTTGGCCACGCGGGCGTTGTTGCGCCATTCGGCCACGCGCTCGCGAAAGCCCTCGGGCAGTTGCTCCAGCAGGCTTTCCAGCTCGGGAGGCGGGGGGCCGATGCCTTGGGGCCGCCGCAGCTGCCGCCACTGCATTGTTTTTTCTCGTTGCCACCCAGCAGGGTGTCGAACTCTTGCGCCACCAGTTCGCGGTGGGCGTCCAGCTCGTGCAGGAAGGCGCAGCAGTCGCGGTAGCCCATGGTGCTGGCAATCCAGGCCAGGTCGTCGTCGCGCGTGGGCAGCACGTGGGTTTGCTGGTCGTCCAGGTACTGGATGCGATGCTCCACCTTGCGCAGGAACACATAGGCGCGGGCCATGGCGTCGGCCGTTTCCTGGGGCATCAGCCCGGACTGGGCCAGGCGCTGCAGCGCGTCCAGCGTGGGGCGGCGGCGCAGCTCGGGGAACTGCCCGCCGCGCACCACCTGCAGCAGCTGCACGGTGAATTCGATCTCGCGGATGCCACCGCGCGAGAGCTTGACGTCGTTGGCGCGCTCGGGGTGGCCCGCGCTGCGCTTGGCCGCGTGGTCGCGGATCTGGCGGTGCAGCGAGCGCAGGGCGTCGAACACGCTGTAGTCCAGGTAGCGGCGGAACACAAAGGGCAGCACCACATTGCGCAGCGCCTGCACTTCGGTGCTGCCAATGCAGCCGGTGGGGGCGACCACCCGGCTCTTGAGCCAGGCAAAGCGTTCCCACTCGCGGCCCTGCACCTGCAAATACTCTTCCAGTGCGGCCAGCGAGATGGCGGCCGGGCCCGAGTTGCCGTTGGGCCGCAAGGCCAGGTCCACGCGGAAGACAAAGCCGTGCTCGGTGGTGTCGCCCACCAGGCTGTAGATGGCCTTGACGGCGCGGGCAAAGTACTCGTGGTTGGAGATGCGGCCCCGGCCGTCAGGCATGCCGGCGGTGTCGCCGTCGTGCTCATACACGTAGATCAGGTCAATGTCGCTCGACACGTTCAGCTCGCGCGCGCCCAGCTTGCCCATGCCAATGATCCACAGCTGCACGGCTTGGCCTTGGGGGCCTTGGGGTGCGCCGTGGCGGCTGTCCAGCTCTTCCCGGGCGTGGCGGCAGGCGTGGTCCAGGGCCAGCTCGGCCAGCTCGGTCACGGCACGGGTCACTTCGGCCAGTGTGGCGCGCTGCTCGCAGTCCAGGCGAATCAGCCGCTCCATCACCAGCTGGCGCACCATGCGCAGGGCGCTGGCCATGTCGGTGCCGCGTGCGCGCAGGGCGGCCAGGGTTTGCTCCATCAGCGCCCGGGTGGGCGCGCCGGGGGGCAGCAGGGGCAGGTCTTGCTCGTAGCGGCGGTGCAACCTCTGGAAGAAGCGCGAATGCTCGGCCAGCCCTTCGCTGGGTGCGATGGTGTTGCAGGGGGAGGATTCGGAGGGAAGGTTCTGCATGGCGGGCACAGCAATCGAGAGGGATGGCGATGGAATCTATTTCTATTGGATACAAAGCGCCGGGCCATCCGGGGCGCCGGGGCATTTACCCCTTTGCGGCCAAGGGGGTTGGGGCTTGCTGCACTGCGCGCTGGCCGCAATGCCCTGCCTTGTGGGGCGCCGCGGTGGCCTGCCCGTGGCAGGGCTGGGCGTAACAGTCCACAACACCCCGATAAAAGCCGCTGGCGCCAGGAACCGGGGCCCTGGGGGCGGGTCATAATTCCGCCCACTTTCACCCGAAACATGACCGAACCGACCCCTCGCCCTTCCCGTTTGCTCAAGATCGTGGCCGGGTTTGCGCGGTGGTCGTTGGGGTTGCTGGTGGCCTTCTGGCTGTTGCTGGCGGTGGCCTGGGGTGCCCTTCATGGCTGGATTGTGCCGCGAATCGGTGAGTTTCGCCCCCAGATCGAGGCGCGCGCCTCGCAGGCATTGGGTGTGGCGGTTCGCATTGGCGACATATCGGCCCGCTCGGAAGGCCTGATCCCTTCGATTGAACTGATGGACGTGGCCCTGCTCGACGGCGAAGGCCGCGCCGCCTTGCGCTTGCCTCGGGTCGTGGTGTCGCTGTCGCCCCGGTCGCTGCTGCACTGGGGGTTTGAGCAGCTGTACATCGCCTCGCCCGACCTGGACATTCGCCGCGCCCCCGATGGCCGCATCTTTGTGGCCGGGCTGCCCGTGGCGCAAGGCACGGGCGACAGCAATGCGGCCACCGACTGGCTGTTCTCGCAGGGCGAGGTGGTGATCCGCGAAGGTACCCTGCGCTGGAACGACGAGCTGCGCGGCGCCCCTGAGCTGGCCTTGAGCAAGGTGGACCTGGTGCTGCGCAACGGCAACTGGCGCCACAGCCTGCGCATAGACGCCACGCCCCCCGAGGCCTGGGGTGACCGGTTTACGCTGGTGGGCCTGTTCCGTGCACCGCTTTTGCGGGTGCGCGACAGCAACTGGCAGCACTGGAACGGGCAGCTGTTTGCCAACTTCTCGCGGGTCGATGTCTCGCGCCTGCGCCACCATGCCGATGTAGGCGTAGAGGTGGCGCGGGGCCATGGGGCGCTGCGGGCCTGGGCCGACATCCAGCGTGGCCAGATTGTGGGCGGCACGGCCGACCTGGCGCTGGCCGACGTGCATGCCACCCTGGGCCCCGATTTGCAGGCGCTGGAGTTGCCCTCCATCGAGGGGCGCCTGGGCGGGCGCCGCCTGCAGGGCGGTTTTGAATTTTCGACCCAGGCGCTGCAGTTTGTGGCCGACGACGGGCTGAACTGGCCCGGTGGCAACCTCAAGCTGCAGTACACCGAGGCCACGGGCAAAGCCCCGGCGCAAGGCGAGTTTCGCGCGGACAAGCTGGACCTGGCCGCGCTGGCCCAGATTGCCAGCCGCCTGCCACTGGGCGCCACGGCCCATGAGGCCATTGCCACCTACGCGCCCAAGGGCATGGTGCAAGAAGTGCAGGCCAACTGGAAGGGCCCGCTCGATGCGCTGCAGCAGTACCAGGTGCGCGGCCGGGTGCAGGGGCTGACGCTGGCGGGCGGCACCCCCACCGAGGCCACCCGCACGCCCGGCCTGCGCGGCGCCGATGTGGACTTTGACCTGACCCAGACGGGGGGCAAGGCGACGCTGTCCATCGCCTCGGGGGCCTTGGTGCTGCCCCGCGTGTTTGAAGACCCGGTGGTGCCTTTGGATGAATTCACCGCCAATGTGCGCTGGCAGCTGGAGGGTGAGCGCATTGCCGTGCAGGCCAACGACATCCGCTTTGCCAACGCCGATGCCCAGGGCCAGGCCCGCATGTCCTGGCACACCAGCGACCCGGCCCGCGTGGCGCATGCCTCGCGCTTCCCTGGGGTGCTGGATTTGTCGGGTGCGCTGACGCGCGCCGACGGCACCCGCGTGCACCGCTATCTGCCGCTGAGCATCCCGCCAGATTCCCGCCACTATGTGCAGCAGGCCGTGGTGGCCGGTGTGGCCAGCCATGTGGACTTCAAGGTCAAGGGCGATTTGCACGACATGCCCTTCAACGACCCCAAGCTGGGCGACTTCCGCATCGCTGCCAAGGTCAAGGACGTGACCTATGCCTATGTGCCGCCCAGCCTGTTGCCGAACGACACCCTGCGCTGGCCCCCCTCACGCAATTGGCGGGTGAGCTGATTTTTGAGCGCTCGTCCATGCAGGTGCGGGGCGCATCGGGCACCTTCATGGGCTTGCCGCAGACACGCCTGCTCAAGGTGGAAGCGCAGATTCCCAACCTGGCCCACACGGTGGTGGGCGTCAATGCCGAGGCGCGTGGGCCCTTGCCAGAAATGCTGGGGCTGATGGTGACATCGCCCTTGGCACGCATGACGGGCAACGCCCTGGCGCAGGCCAGCGGCACCGGCAATGCCGACCTGCAACTGCGCCTGAGCCTGCCTATCAGCGACATCGCGCAGTCCAAAGTACAGGGCAGCGTGACCTTGTCGGGCAACGAGGTGCGCATCACCCCCGACACCCCTGCCATGAGCCGTGCCCGTGGCGTCGTGCAGTTCTCTGAAACCGGCTTTGCCTTGAGCGGCATGCAGGCACGCGCCCTGGGTGGCGATGTGCGGCTGGAAGGCGGCATGCGCGCTCTGCCCCCTGGTGCACCCCCGACCGAGGCGGCCATCCAGCTGCGCGCACAGGGTGTGGCCACGGCCCAGGGGCTGCAGCAAACGCCATCGCTGGGCTTTGTGGCGCAACTGGCGCGCAACGCCACTGGCAGCGCACCCTACAGCCTGGCCCTGTCGTTTCGCCGGGGGGTGCCAGAGCTGCAGGTCAACACCACCTTGCAAGGCATGGCCCTGGACTTGCCTGCGCCCCTGGGCAAAACCGCCGAGGCCCAGCAGCCGCTGCGCTACGAGCAAATGGTGGCGCGCGAGTCGTTGGTCAGCACCTCGGCGGGCGCCCCCCAGCCGCCGCTGCGCGACCAGATCACGCTGGACCTGGGTGGGGTGGGCACCGCCACCTACCTGCGCGATGTGAGCGGCGCCCAGCCCCGGGTGCTGCGCGGCGCAATTGGCGTGGGCCTGCTCGCCGGCGAATCGGCGCCGCAACCGACCGAAGGGGTGGGCGCCAACATCCGCCTGGGCAAGGTGGACGTGGACGCGTGGGAGCGCTTGTTCACCCAGTCCACTGGCGTGGCCGGTGCCGCCCGGCCTGGGCCCGTGCCCGTCATGGGCCCAGGGCCTGCGGCCAACCCGGCCATGGACTACCTGCCCAATGTGCTGGCCCTGCGCGCCAGCGAGCTGACGGCCGAGGGCCGCACCCTGCACAACCTGGTGGCTGGTGGTCTGCGCGAAGGCAACCTGTGGCGCGCCAATCTGGACGCTGCCGAACTCAATGGCTACCTGGAGTTTCGCCAGCCCACCTCGGGCGACATGGGCAGCGGCCGCCTGTTTGCCCGCCTGTCGCGCCTGAGCATGCCGCAAAGCGAGGCCACCCAGGTGGAGGCGCTGCTGGACGAGCAGCCTGGCGCCCTGCCCGCTGTGGACGTGGTGGTGGACGACTTTGAACTGCGTGGGCGCAAGCTGGGGCGCATCGAGATCGAGGCACAAAACCGCACTGGCGACGCAGCCCAGCGCGAGTGG
This genomic window contains:
- a CDS encoding efflux transporter outer membrane subunit; translation: MVVTLAAPLTACTTTRPPQAVAPATPTTWQAPLPHDGQLQHLTDWWARTHDPVLVALITSAQRISPSLAQARSRVEQARATQTTARAALLPTLDAQASASRGVTAPVTTPATSAQAGLQAGWEIDLFGANQATRDAATERLAGAQALWHEARVSVAAEVALQVSSLRTCLQQLDVAERDAQSRAATARLTQDSQRAGFTAPATAALASASAAEATARAAQQRMQCDVDFKALVALTGEPEPALRNQITTAPVPGFDEARFTIAALPVQVLSQRPDVYNAEREVAAASAEVGSAQAQRWPRLSLTGTVGTAWSRAGGTTTDLSTWSFGPLALSLPLLDGGRRAAQVDAARARYDEAVAVYQGRVRQAVSEVEQALVRLQSTAERADSARAAVQGYRTSFDATEARWRGGLASLVELEDARRTLLAAQTTLVALQHERQSAWVALYRAAGGGFDAAHPTAQATPTATAL
- a CDS encoding CerR family C-terminal domain-containing protein, with the translated sequence MVATPPSTPDAADSRARLLDAALRLFAEQGFAKTSIRQIAEAASVNTALISYYFGDKKGLYTAAYNESFGGPLQASAGPDGQSLDLFLEQFITGFMQPLHQGSRIELSMRLHFREMLDPTGLWQQELECEIKPMHAAMVQVLCTAVGAAEPDEDVHRLALSIGALPMQYYAHRDLIQQVCPSLADSPEGLTATTHRLIDMAHHLVAGEAQRRRNAAVAATSSNRRASTRRAPTPEGDSL
- a CDS encoding methyl-accepting chemotaxis protein, with product MRNLGVKTGLLAVMGVFTLALLLAVAVGWRGTQAGAQAADNQERFSDAMLTLKQAEIRMWDNRVALAVAHRNLLRGDAPASVKGQTDRAEKAMADADKILTSVVQTLPPGLQEQRALADSMLTKFRAYTVLVNRGGAGLVGGNEAEYSGKDIVTERNKLLAEMEELMQQLFKAAKDRSAEQHDESERLLAWSRALAVALLVLAAALVLGCWLFINRRVVAPLQQVGELMDRVAQGDLTTRIDTQSTNEIGRLLRSVSTMQAGLASMVTQVRQGVEEINTGAREIALGNSDLSGRTEQQAASLEETAASMEELSSTVKQNADNARQANQLASGSMDVAQRGGAVVDEVVATMKAIADSSTKMSDIVNVIDSIAFQTNILALNAAVEAARAGEQGRGFAVVASEVRALAQRSAAAAKEIKELISDSVGKVGAGSAQVERAGATMQDIVASVRRVTDIMGEISAASIEQSSGIDQVNLAVSQMDQATQQNAALVEQASAAATSLEDQAQRLNAAVAQFKVDMAGQPAAAPRPVHRPSVAAAPRPALSPRPAASPRPAASPKAAAKAAVPAPPKPAVPALGRTPGKPAAPTSAAKAGATMGIGNPSDRCEGAQREMECGELLLI